In the genome of Magnolia sinica isolate HGM2019 chromosome 2, MsV1, whole genome shotgun sequence, one region contains:
- the LOC131236951 gene encoding pentatricopeptide repeat-containing protein At3g16610: MVISKHLKIPEPLFFAFHRFIHFKPKSKTTSIDSALKSIQPKEPNITEWKKMLELSETVKIDSYAHLLEACIRSKSLKEGKEIHHHIGKHSAHMKNSFLLEKIACMYIACGEINLARLAFDEIQKPSIFLWNSMIRAYAWKGPFDQAIELYNRMLKSGVMPNKFTFPFVLKACSGLLALEEGSEIHKHAARVGLDSDVFVCSALVDLYAKCGCLDVAYQLFDKMPDRDVVAWNTMISGLALHGFYEDAIRLVLKMQKAGTSPNSSTLVAVLPAVGQAKALHKGKSVHGYCVRRCFDKDVLLGTAVLDMYAKCEHLHYARRAFDVMSIRNEVTWSAMIGAYVLCDQMIEALAVFNWMMLEEVLNPTSATLGCVLRACARLNDLNKGKQIHGYSTKSGFVLDVTVGNSLLSMYAKCGVVDDAISFFDEMKSKDTVSYSAIISGCVQNGSAEDALLIFRKMQAFGIKPDLATMVGVVPACAHLAALKHGQCNHGYVTVCGFQSDTSICNALIDMYSKCGRIDIAKEIFNRMPERDIVSWNALIAGYGIHGLGTEALSIFHDLHNTGLKPDSVTFISLLSACSHSGLVTEGKYWFRLMTTHFNIIPRMEHFICIVDLLGRGGLLDEAYDFIRRMPFEPDVRVWGALLGACRIHENIKLGEEVSKEIQKLGPEGTGNFVLLSNIYSAAGRWDDAANVRIIQRDQGFKKSPGCSWIEIGGTLHAFIGGDQSHPQSAQIYNKLEELLWELKEMGYIANTSFVLQDVEEEEKERILLYHSEKLAIAFGDLNLGPNKPIFITKNLRVCGDCHTAIKFISTVTKRAITVRDASRFHHFNDGVCSCGDFW, from the coding sequence ATGGTAATTTCGAAGCATTTGAAAATCCCGGAACCTCTCTTCTTTGCCTTCCATCGCTTCATCCATTTCAAGCCCAAATCCAAAACAACCTCAATCGATTCTGCTCTCAAATCTATCCAACCCAAAGAACCCAACATCACAGAATGGAAAAAAATGCTAGAATTATCAGAAACCGTCAAAATCGACTCCTACGCTCACCTTCTAGAAGCCTGCATCCGATCAAAATCATTGAAAGAAGGCAAGGAAATCCACCACCATATCGGAAAACACAGTGCCCACATGAAGAACTCCTTTCTACTCGAAAAGATTGCATGCATGTATATTGCGTGCGGAGAAATCAATCTTGCTCGCCTTGCTTTCGATGAAATTCAAAAACCCAGTATTTTTTTATGGAATTCTATGATTAGAGCTTATGCTTGGAAAGGACCCTTTGATCAAGCGATCGAATTGTATAACCGGATGCTCAAGTCGGGTGTCATGCCGAATAAATTCACGTTCCCTTTCGTTCTAAAGGCATGTTCAGGTTTACTGGCATTAGAAGAAGGCAGTGAGATTCATAAGCATGCAGCAAGAGTTGGGTTGGATTCGGATGTATTTGTTTGCAGTGCTTTGGTGGATTTGTATGCGAAATGTGGGTGTTTGGATGTTGCCTACCAATTGTTCGATAAAATGCCGGATAGAGATGTTGTGGCATGGaataccatgatttctgggttgGCTCTGCATGGGTTTTATGAAGATGCCATCAGGTTGGTTCTCAAAATGCAGAAGGCAGGGACAAGTCCGAATTCTTCAACTCTTGTTGCAGTTCTGCCAGCAGTGGGCCAGGCTAAGGCATTGCATAAGGGAAAGAGCGTGCATGGATATTGTGTCAGGAGGTGTTTTGATAAAGACGTGCTGCTGGGGACTGCAGTTTTGGATATGTATGCAAAATGTGAACACTTACACTATGCTAGGAGAGCCTTTGACGTCATGAGCATTAGAAATGAAGTCACATGGAGTGCAATGATTGGAGCATATGTTCTATGTGATCAGATGATCGAGGCACTGGCAGTGTTTAATTGGATGATGCTTGAGGAGGTTCTGAATCCGACGTCGGCAACGCTGGGATGTGTTCTTCGAGCTTGTGCAAGATTGAATGATTTGAATAAAGGTAAACAGATACATGGTTACTCAACCAAATCCGGATTCGTTTTAGATGTAACAGTAGGAAATTCGCTTCTTTCAATGTATGCTAAATGTGGGGTTGTAGATGATGCAATCAGTTTCTTTGATGAAATGAAATCAAAAgatactgtttcctatagtgcaATCATCTCCGGATGCGTGCAAAATGGTAGTGCGGAGGACGCTTTGCTTATTTTCCGCAAGATGCAAGCATTTGGCATAAAGCCAGATCTTGCGACCATGGTGGGAGTAGTTCCAGCTTGTGCTCATTTAGCTGCCCTGAAACATGGGCAGTGTAACCATGGTTACGTGACTGTTTGTGGGTTTCAATCAGATACCTCAATTTGTAATGCACTCATTGACATGTACTCAAAGTGTGGAAGAATCGACATTGCTAAAGAAATCTTCAATAGGATGCCAGAACGGGATATCGTGTCGTGGAATGCGCTAATTGCTGGGTATGGAATTCATGGGCTTGGTACGGAAGCACTCTCGATATTTCATGATTTGCATAATACCGGTCTGAAGCCCGACAGCGTCACTTTCATTAGCCTCTTATCTGCTTGCAGCCATTCAGGACTTGTTACCGAAGGCAAATACTGGTTTCGCTTGATGACTACACATTTCAATATTATCCCGAGGATGGAACACTTCATCTGCATTGTTGATCTTTTGGGCCGTGGTGGGCTTCTGGATGAGGCCTATGATTTTATCCGAAGAATGCCATTCGAACCAGATGTGCGTGTATGGGGAGCCCTGCTAGGTGCATGTAGAATTCATGAGAATATCAAACTAGGGGAAGAAGTATCAAAGGAAATTCAAAAGCTAGGACCTGAAGGTACCGGAAACTTTGTTCTCTTATCCAATATATACAGTGCTGCTGGAAGATGGGATGATGCAGCTAATGTTAGAATCATCCAGAGAGACCAGGGTTTTAAGAAAAGCCCGGGATGCAGTTGGATTGAGATTGGGGGCACCCTGCATGCATTCATTGGTGGAGATCAATCACACCCACAATCAGCACAAATATATAATAAGCTCGAGGAACTGTTATGGGAGTTGAAGGAGATGGGTTATATTGCTAATACGAGTTTTGTTCTGCAAGATGTTGAAGAGGAGGAGAAGGAACGGATTCTTCTGTACCACAGCGAGAAGCTGGCAATTGCATTTGGTGATCTCAATCTGGGCCCCAACAAACCCATTTTCATTACCAAGAATCTGCGGGTTTGTGGGGACTGCCACACTGCCATCAAGTTCATCAGCACCGTCACAAAAAGAGCGATTACTGTAAGAGATGCAAGCCGGTTTCATCATTTCAATGATGGGGTATGCAGTTGCGGAGATTTCTGGTAA